CGGCAGCGAGGAGCTTGGCCGCCTGTTCGACTATGAGCTGCAGCTGACCAGCGACGACCCGGCCATCGACCTCAACCAACTGCTGGGCAAGCCGATGAGCCTGAGCGTGCAGCAGAACGTCGGCAGCTCGCGGCACTTCCACGGCATCGTCGCCCGCTGCAGCCAGTCGGTGGACCAGGGTCAGTTCGCCAGCTACCGCGTCACCCTGCGCCCCTGGTTGTGGTTGCTGACGCGCACCAGCGACTGCCGGATCTTCCAGCACCTGAGCGCGCCGCAGATCATCAAGCAGGTGTTCCGCGACCTGGGCTTCTCGGATTTCGAGGATCTGCTCAGCCGCAGCTACCGCGAGCGCGAGTACTGCGTACAGTACCGCGAGACCAGCTTCGACTTCGTCAGCCGGCTGATGGAGGAGGAAGGCATCTACTACTTCTTCCGCCACGAGCAGGAGCGCCACGTGCTGGTGCTGGCCGACGCCTATGGTGCGCACCAGAAGGCGCCGGGCTACGAGACCGTGCCCTACTACCCGCCCGACGGCCAGCACCATGAGCGCGACCATATCAACGACTGGCACCTGGCCCAGGAGGTCCAGCCGGGCTCGCTGGAACTCAACGACTACGACTTCCAGCGTCCCAGCGCGCGCATCGACGTGCGCTCGGCCATGCCGCGCCCGCACCAGGCCGGCGACTACCCGCTGTACGACTACCCCGGTGCCTACGAGCAGACCCAGGACGGCGAGCACTACGCTCGCACCCGCCTGGAGTCGCTGCAGAGCCTGCACGAGCGTGTCGAGCTGCGTGGCAACGCCCGGGGCCTGGGCAGCGGCCACTTGTTCAGCCTGAGTAACTTCAGCCGCCAGGACCAGAACCGCGAGTACCTTATCGTCGCCGCCCGCTACTACGTACACCAGGAGCGCCTGGAAAGCGGTGGCGGCAGTGGCGCGGCGCAGTTCGAGAGCAATCTCAGCTGCATCGACGCGCAGCAGAACTACCGCCCGGTGGGCAGCACCCTGCGACCGATCGTCAAGGGGCCGCAGACCGCCGTGGTGGTCGGCCCATCCGGCGAGGAGATCTGGACCGACCAGTACGGTCGGGTGAAAGTACACTTCCACTGGGATCGCCACGACCAGTCCAACGAGAACAGCTCGTGCTGGATCCGCGTGTCCCAGGCCACGGCCGGCAAGAACTGGGGCTCGATCCAGGTGCCGCGGATCGGCCAGGAGGTGATCGTCAGCTTCCTCGAAGGCGACCCCGACCGGCCAATCATCACCGGGCGGGTGTACAACGCCGAACAGACGGTGCCCTACGACCTGCCCGGCGGCGCCACCCAGAGCGGCATGAAGAGCCGTTCGAGCAAGGGCGGCAGCCCGGCCAACTTCAATGAAATCCGCATGGAGGACAAGAAGGGCGCCGAGCAGCTGTACATGCATGCCGAACGCAACATGGACACCGTGGTCGAGCAGAACGAGACGCTGTCGGTGGGCGTCAACCGTACCCAGACCGTCGGCATGCTCGAAACCATCACCATCGGCCAGGACCGCATCCGCGCCGTGCGCCGCGACGACATGCTGCTGGTCGGCGCCAGCAAGACCGACAGCGTCAGCACCAGCTACCTGATCGAAGTAGGCGACAACCTGCGCCTGGTCTGCGGCAAGAGCGTGATCGAGCTCAACGCCAGCGGGCAGATCAACATCAGCTGCGAGCAGTTCAGCTTCCACGCCAACGCCGACGCCGAGATCAACACCGGCGGCACCCTTGACCTGAACGTGGGCAGCGGCGCGCAGACCGACCCGAAGAATCAGGGCGTGAAAACGACCATCGACGGCGCGGTGAAGGCCCTCTTCCCCGGCGCCGGCAAGTAACGAGACCGAACCATGAGCTACCGCCTCAACGAATTCCGCTTCGCCCTGCCCGATGCGCAGGTACGCGACACCAGCATCAACATCCTGCGCTTCGAGGCCCTGGGCACCTCGCTGATCGTCAGCCGCAGCCTGCTCGAAGAGGGCGAGACCCTGCAGAGCAACTTCGACGGCCAGTTGCAGCGCCTGCAGCAACAGGTCAAGGACCTGCAGTTCCAGCCGGCCCGCGCCACCCAGGTAGGCGCGGCCCAGCCGATCGAGGCAATCGAGCTGAGCAGCCAGTTCAGCAAGGGCCAGGAGAAGGTCTACCAGTACCAGCTGGCGCTGGTGCTGCCGGGTACGCGCAAGATGTTCGCCCTGAGCTACGTCAAGCCCACCCCGCTGGGCGAAGCCGAGGCGGCGCACTGGGCGGCGCTCAAGCAGTCCCTCGACTTCGACAACCTGGGCTGACCCCGCACCATGTCCGACGCACTCTGGGCCGCCCGCGAGGGCGATGCGCTGCTGCACACCTCGGTGATGGCCGACATCATCGGCGGCGTGCTGGAAGTCGCCGCCAACGTCGCCATCGGCGCCCTGGCCACCGCCGCGGTGGCCGCGGCACTGGGCATTACCGTGGTCACCGGCGGCCTGGGCTGCTTCGTGCTTGGCGCGGTAGTCGGCCTGGTGGTTGGCGTGGTGATGGCCAAGACCGGCGCCGACACCGGGCTCAGTCGATTATGCGAGGGCATCGGCAACGCCCTGTTCCCGCCGACCGTGCAAGCCACCATCGCCAGTGGCTCGCCAAACACCAAGACCAACGGCAAGCGCGCCGCGCGCGCGGCCGGCGTGGTCACCGCGCCCTCGGCCCCGGCCAGTGGCGAGGGCGGCGGCGCGCAGGCCGAGGAACAGGAAGAGACCTTCCTCGACATGGCCAAGGGCTTCTTCTCGCAGATGTGGCGGCCAACCGTCGCCAGCCCCGCACCCAACACCCAGGAAGCCCCCGACGACAAGGTGCTGTGTACCAAGCACCCACCGATGCCGCCGCAGTACCTGGCCGAGGGCTCGAGCAAGGTGCTGATCAACGGCCACCCGGCCTGCCGCAGCGGCGATCGCAGCACCTGCGAGGCGGTGATCGTCGATGGCGGGCTGGTGTCGGACAACGTGCGCATCGGCGGCGAGCCGATCGTGGTACGCGAGATCCGCAGCGGCAAGACGCCGGGGATCGGCCTAGCGATCACGGCGCTGATGATGTTGCGCGGGCGCGGGGGCAAGTTCTACAGCAAGTTTGGCTGCATGCTGGTGGGGGGCGTGGTCAGCTTTGCCAGCAGCCAAGTGACCGCAGCCCTGACCTCGGCCATCGTTGGCTCACCCAACCCGGTCCACGTCCCCACCGGCGCCAAGATCCTGAGCGATGAGCACGATCTCGACTTCACGCTGCAGGCCATGATCCCGCTGGATTGGCAGCGCTACTACAACAGTCGCGACGAACGTCGCGAGGGACTGTTCGGCGCCAGCTGGAGTGTCCCCTACGAAGTGTCCGTGAGGGTCGAGCACGACCGCCTGCTGTATACCGACGAGCAGGCCCGCGTCATCGACATGGGCATGATCGCCCTCGGCGACGCGGTCTTCAGCGCCGGTGAAGGCATGAGCGTGAGACGCGCCCTCGATGGCGAACTGCTGATCGAGGACATCAGCAGCGGCCTCTATCGATTGTTCGAGCCCAGTGCGCAGGACGCCAACCAACTGCGCCTGGCGAAACTCGGGGATCGCAACGACAACCGCATCCACCTGGACTACGACGATCTCGGGCGCCTGACGTGGCTGCGCGACACCTTTGACCGCGTACGGATCAAGCTGCATTACAGCGCTGCCTGGCCAGGCCGGGTCAGCCACATCGAGCGGGTCTTCGCCGATGGCGACACGGAGACGCTCGCCAGCTATCGCTACGATACGGCGGGGGATCTGGCCGAGGTTTACGATGCCCTGGGGCAATTGCAGCGTCGATTCCAGTATGACCAAGGTCGGCGCATGATCGAGCATCAAACGGCCAATGGCCTGCTTTGCCATTACCAGTGGCAGAAGCTGGACGACTGGCGGGTGATCCGCCACTGGACCAATGCCGGCGACGAGTATCACTTCGAATACGACATCGAGGCTGGCATCACCTGCGTCACCGACCCGCTGCTGCGCACCAGCGTGCGGCGTTGGAACCCGCAGTACCAGGTGATCGAGTCGAGCAATGCGCTGGGCCAGACCTGGCGCTTCCACTGGAACGATGAACGCCAGCTGCTGGCGGCCACCGATCCTGAAGGCGGTGAGTGGCGCTTCAGCTACGACGAGTCCGGCAACCTGTGCGAAACCATCGATCCGTTAGGGCGCAGTGAGTCGACCCAGTGGCTCGAGCATTGGGCGCTGCCCCGCAGCGAAACCAATGCCGCCGGGGCGACCTGGACCTATCGCTACGACCCGCACGGCAACTGTATTCGCGCAACCGATCCCTTGGGCGAGGTGACGCGCTACCGCCATGACGAACAGGGCCTGCTCCTGGAAACCATCGATGCGACGGGCAAGCACCAACGCCAGCGCTGGAGCGAGCAGGGTCTGCTGATCGAGCAGGTGGACTGCTCAGGCTACGCCACACGCTTGCGCTACGACCGGCGCGGCCATTTGCAGAGCCTGACCAATGCCCTTGGCCAGACCAGCCATTTCCAACACGACGCCCTGGGGCGCAGGGTACGCCAGGAGCTGGCGGACGGGCGCGCGGTCCAGTACCGGTACACGGCCTCGGGCCTGCTCGAATGTTTCATCGACCCGCTCGGCAACACCGAGCATTTCCGCTACGACCTCAATGGCCAGCTCATCGAACAGCGGGACAACCTTGGCCGCCCGATACTGTTCAGCTACGACCGCTGCACACGGCTGGTGGCACTGACCAACAGCAACGGTGAGTCCTATCGTTTCACCTGGGACGAGGCGAACCGCCTGGCCATGCACGAGAACCTCGACGGCAGCCGCAAGGCCTACCGCTACGATGGACTGGGCCAGATCATCGCCATGGACTTCATCCCAGTGCCTGGCGCCGCCGAAGCGCCGATCCATCAGCGCCTTCGGCGTGACGCCGCCGGCAGGCTGGTTGCGCTGCACACCGAGGACGACAGTACCACCTACCGCCTCGATCCGATGGACCGATTGCTGGAGGTGATCTGCGAGGATCGTCTGGGCAATGTGCAACGCGTCGCGTTCGAACATGACGCCTGCGGACGCCGCACCGCCGAAAGCAACAGCGCCGGAAGGCTGGAGCACGTCTACGATGCGCTGGACAATCGCCTGCGCACACGGCTGCCCGATGGCCGTCAGCTGAACCGCCTGGTTTATGGCTCGGGACACCTCCATCAGATCAATCTCGATGGGCAGGTGCTCTGCGATTTCGAACGTGACCGCCTGCACCGCGAGGTCTCGCGAACCCAGGGACGGCTGCTGACGCGAAGCCAGTATGATCTCAGTGGCCGGCCGAGTGCTCGTCTGCGCAGGGACACCGAGCACAACGAGCGTCTGCCGGCGCCCTGGCAACAGCGCTTCGACTTCGATGATCGCGACAATCTGGTGCGCTACCTGCGCCAGCAAGCCGATCATCAATATCAGTCGCTGATGCACTACGATGCGACGGACCGCCTGCTCGCCAACCAGGGACCGCTGCCAGGGCAAAACGAACAGTACCGCTACGACGCCGCGGCTAACCGTGTGCCCAACGCCGGCCAAGTCGCCCGCCATGACCAGTTGCTACACCTGGAAGATCGCCACTACCGCTATGACGGTTTCGGACGTCTTTCGGAAAAGCGCAGCACGCTGTATGGCGAGCAGCATATGAGCTACGACCAGCATCATCGCCTCGTTCAGGTGCGCTCTGTGCGAGGTGGGCGCGAACGCATCGTCAAGTTGCACTACGATCCGCTCGGGCGCCGCATCGGCAAGACCGAGCACGACGATCAGGGCAATCTGCTGGGCAGCACCGACTTTGGCTGGGACGGGCTCAAACTGCTGCAAGAGCGCTGCAACGGCCATCTCACCCTGTATGTCCATGAACCGGGCTACAGAGTCCTGGCACGAGTCGACGGGCAAGGCGCGCATCAACGCACGCTCCACTACCACAACGCCCTCAACGGCCTGCCCGAGCAACTGACCGACAGTGACGGCACGCTGGCCTGGGAGGGCGAGTGCTCCGCCTGGGGCATGACGTTGCGCGAGTGGCGGGCCGACGACTTCATCGAACAGCAGAACCTGCGGTTCCAGGGTCAGTACCTGGACCGTGAGACAGGCCTGCACTACAACCTGTTCCGCTACTATGACCCACAGAGCGGCCGCTTCACCCAACCTGACCCGATTGGCCTGGAGGGCGGCATCAACCTGTACCGCTACGCGCCGAACCCGATCGGTGGGATCGATCCGCACGGGTTGGACTGGAGTTACTTCCTCTCCGACGAGAAGGGCAACCCGTACTACAACGGGCGGGCTTCGGACAACGACACCCTCGAAGGCGTGGTGCGACGGCACATGCAAACCGAGGGCGCGGATGGTCCGAGGCTCAAGGAGGGTGACCGCATCAACCGTGTCACCCCGATAGGTACCGACTACGACACCATACGTGGCATCGAGGACGCTGGTATCCGCGAGCGGGATGTGCTCGGCAGGAAAAATCCGAACGTGCGCGGCAACAAGATCTACGGTATCTCCGACGCCAAGGCGAAGAAGGAACTGGGCATCGAGCGGATATCGCGCGCCAACGAGTTCCTCAAGGCAAACGGCGTCAGCAAAGTCACGCAACTGCCCGTGCTCGACAGCCGCGGCGCCCTGCCACCGAAGGCCAACAAAAGCTCCTGCGGGAAATGAACATGACTGTAAACCCGGAACATCTGTGCAAGATCCTCAAGGCGCAGCCTCCAACCGAACCGCCAAGCCCGGCGCTGTTGGCGACAGGGCTGGCGACCAGAACGTGCAGGATGAGCCATGACCAGGTGCTTGCCTGGCTACTCAAGGAGCGGGCGCTGGTGGCCAAGGATGCGTTGGTAGCCAACTTTCTCACTGGCGTCGAACGCAACCAGGCCTACCTGCGCGCAGCCCTCTCGGCCTTTGCCTGCGCCACGCACCTGCAGCAACACTCCTTCACGGCACAGGATCAGCTGACTTGCCAGATCTGCAGTTTCTTCAAGGAACGCGACATCAACTTCATCGCGCTTAACAGGGTACGCTTCCTGGTCGGGGCGGCGCTGTCGGGCAGTATCGCGAACATCGCGTTCTTGCTGCAGGAGCATAATGCTGGGCCGAAAGAGCAACCGGGCAGCCTCGACCTCATGCGCTCGATCCTGGAGCTGATCCGTGATGTGCCCCCGGCTACCAAACCCAAGGACCTGCTGAAGCTGCTGCGCAAACTGCCCGGCATCAAGATGAGCGAAGAAGAAGGACGGGGCTTCCTCGACCTGCTTGGGCACTGCGGGATACTGCAGACGCCGGAGCATCCCGGCCTGCTCTACCGCTATATCAATTTCGGCCTGGCGCCACGCAGCGCACGCTCGTCGGACTGGAGCTACCCGGTGGACTTCTGGCGCGGTGAGCATGGGCTCAATGAGGATGCCCTGAACTACTGGTTCGCTGACTATCCCGCGCTGCTCAAGGCGTAGAGCGTGACAGCCTGACGCCACAGGCGAAGGGGAGATCGCGGTGGCGGGTGTGGTACGCCGAAAAGAAACAGCCCCGGCATAGGCCGGGGCTGCGGGTCACGCGTGATCAGAATCAGAAGATGCTGATCGGGTACTCGACGAATACGCGGACTTCGTTGCCGTCGTCGTTGTACTCGCTCTGGCGGGTAGCGGTGTTGGTACGCACGAACGAGCTACGCAGTTTGACGGACAGGTCCTTGGCCGGGCCTTCCTGAACCACGTAACGGATCTGGTTGAAGATCTCGCGCTCTTTACCTTCACCGTAGCCGTCCGGCTTGCCGGCGGTACGGGTATTGATGTTGTCACCCACTACATAGGCGAACTTGTAGGTCAGGCCCGGCACGCCGAAGGCGCCGAAGTCCAGGCCGTAGCCCAGCTGCCAGGAACGCTCGTCCTCGGCGTTGAAGTCGGACCAGTAGGAGTTGGCCAGGTAGATGGTCGAGCCACCGTCACCCACGCCACCTTCGTTCTGGTACCAGCCGTAGTTGTAGCCGGTGCTGCCGGTGCTGCGCTGGTGCGCCAGGGTGAACGAGTGCGGGCCGTAGGCGTAAGTGGCGGCCAGGCTCCAGATGGTGTTGGAATCGCCGTTGAGCTTGGCGGCACGCACGTACTTGTTGTCGATGTCCGACTTGTAGCCGTTGAAGTCCAGGGTCAGGGACTGGTCGCTGGCGATCGGGAAGACATAGTTCAAGCCCAGGTAGTGCTTCTTCATCACGTCTTCGTTGTCGGCGGTGTACAGCGACGCGGTGAAGTTGTCGGTGAACTTGTAGCTGCCGCCGAGCACGTTGATCGACTTCAGGCCACCGCCGTCACGGCGCTCGGCACTTTTGCGCGCTTCCTGGGTGAAGCGGCCGGCGTTGATTTCCAGACCCTTGATTTCCTTGGAGGTAATCATGGTGCCGGTGAAGCTTTCCGGCAGCAGGCGACCGTCGTCGTACTGCAGTACCGGCAGGGCCGGCATCTGGTCACCGTACTTGAGCACGGTGTTGGAGACACGGAACTTCACCGCTGCGCCACCACGGGCCAGGTTGTGCGAAGCGTTGGTTTTTTCGTCAGGACGGGAGGGGTCCGAGCGCTTGAAGAAGTCGACACCGCCACCCTGGTTACGGCCTTTGCCGCCATCCAGGCGCAGCGCGTACAGACCGAACGCGTCGACACCTACACCGACGGTGCCTTGGGTGAAGCCGGAAGAGAAGTTGGCGATGACGCCCTGGCCCCACTGGGACTGGTCGTTGGTGCCGTGCTTCTTGTCACGATTGATGAAGGCGTTGCGCAGCAGGACGTTGGCGTGGCTGTCCTCGATGAAGCCCTTGCTGTCGGCCTGGTCATTGGCCTGTGCCTGGGTCGCGGCGATCATCGCCAGGGCGACCAGGCTGATCCTGGTTTTCAACATGTTATTTTCCTTATTTCGTATTCAAAAACGCTCTGCATCAGAACGCCAGGAACCAACGCCCCTTCGTAGGTTCGACGCTATGCGGATCCAAGCCGAAGGCCCGCCAATGGTCTGCAACGGGCCTTGCAGCCGCATGGCCAGAGAATGGCCAGCAGGCGTAGAGGCCGAATCCTAGCCCTGCCTGCTTATACATGTCAAAAAAACGTGAAATGCAGGTTGATATAACCAAAAACAAGGTCAGCGCTGGTGCATTTCCATGCATATCTGCCGTGGGTCAGCGCAAATTTGTCTCTTTTGTGGAAAACGCTCGAAATCCATAAGACCGTCATACAACCCTGGGTCAGCAGGCCTACCGAAAGCCTGTTTGAAGTGCCCTGCTCTTCCCGCTGCGCTGTCACGCAGAGAGCAACGTTGCACGCACCGCCGCTCCCATAAGCCATTCCGAAACGCACCTCCATGAATGCCTAGGTGTTTCAAATCAATCCAAACGAATAGCAACATCTTGATACATATGTAAAGACAACCCTTTACAAATGTCGATGCAACAGCAAATAGCAAGCATTACCATTCGCGCCCAATTTCTCACTCCCTTCCTTGGACGCCTTCGATGCCTGCCCCCTGCCGCCTTTCACCCTTGACCCTGGGCCTGTCGCTGCTGTTCAGCGCCGGCCTGGCCAGTGCTGCCACCACGACCCTGCCGGAAACCGCGGTGACCGCCGACAGCACCCGCGAAGAGGACAACCCGCGGGTCAAGGACGTGACCACCGCGACCCGCACCTCGACGCCCGCGCGCTACGTGCCGCAGGCCATCGATTCGGTGAAGACCCGCAACGTTCTGGACTATGGCAGCAGCAACCTGGGCAAGGCGCTGGAAGGCATCCCTAACGTCAGCAGCGGCGCCGACACCCGCTTCGACAGCCTGCGCATCCGCGGCTTCGACGCCAGCAACGACTTCTACCTGGACGGTGTCCGCGACGACAGCCAGTACACCCGCGACCTGCATAACATCGAGCGCGTCGAAGTGCTGAAGGGCCCGGCGGCGGTGCTCTATGGCCGTGGCAGCCAGGGCGGCATCGTCAACCGGGTGAGCAAGGCGCCGGAGCACGGCCGCCGCTCGACCATCGAGGCGCAAGGTGGCAGCCAGGACCTGCGCAGCCTGTACGCCGACCTCAGCGCCGACCCCAGCGACACCCTCAGCCTGCGCCTGAACCTGGGCAACGAGGACAAGAACAGCTTCCGCGACGGCATCGACGGCAACCATCGCCAGCTGTTCGCCCCCTCGATGAGCTGGCAGATCACCCCCGAGCTGAACTGGCTGGTGCAGTACGAGTACAGCCGCTACGACCGCACGCCCGACCGTGGCATCCCCGGCAACCCCCTCACCGGTCGCCCGGCCGATGTCAGCCGCAAGACCACCTACGGCGACACCCAGCGCGACTACATCAACGACCGCGCCGAGTCGCTGCGTTCGCGCCTGAACTATGAGCTGAACGACCAGTGGCAACTGCGCCACACCTTCAGCCTGTTCACCCTGGAGAGCGACTTCGATAACACCTACCTGACCGGCTATACCCCTTCCACCGGTCTGGTTGGCCGCCAACGCTGGCAGCAGGACCTGAGCACCCGCAATCTCTACAACACCATCGAACTCGAAGGTCATGTAGAAACCTTCGGTCTGGAGCACACGCTGCTGGTGGGCCTGGAAATGGGCGAGCAGCGTCGCAACTCGCTGCTGAGCCAAGGCGTAGGCGTTCCCTCGGTACCGCTGCAGGGGGCCACGGCCCGCCAGCAGCACAACGGCACCATGCGGGTGTCCAGCAACAACCACACCGACGTCGAGAGCCGAGGGATCTACCTGCAGGACCAGATCCGCCTCAACGACCAGTGGCAGCTGCTGGCCGGCGTGCGCTTCGACCAGTTCGAAGTGGACACCACCAACAAACTGCGCAACATCTCGGAAAAGCAGAAGGACAACAGTTTCAGTCCGCGTATCGGCGTGGTGTACACCCCCTGGCAGGACCACTCCTTCTATGCCTCCTGGAGCAAGACCTACTCTCCGGTCGGTGGCGGCCTGATCGGCATCACCCCCGGCGCGGCCGGCAACGCCAACCAGACCGACCCGGAACAGACCCGGCAAAAGGAAATCGGGGTCAAGAGCGAATGGTTCGACGAGCGCCTGAGCACCACCCTGGCGATCTACGAACTGGAACTGTACAACCGCCGTACCCGTGACCCGATCATTCCGGACCTGATCCAGCTCAGCGGCCTGCAGCGCTCGCGCGGCATCGAGCTGACCGCCACCGGCAACGTGGTAGGCAACTGGTACGTGCGCGGCGGCATCGGCCTGCAGGACGCGACCATCGTCAAGGACAACAACGGCCAGCAGGGCAACCGCATCAACGACGTGGCCAAGCGCAACGCCAGCCTGTTCGTCACCTGGAAGCCGGAGCTGGGCTGGTACGCCGAAACCGGCCTGACCCTGGTCGGCGACCGCTACGCCGACAACCAGAACACCGTGATCCTGCCGGGCTACGGCCGTTGGGACGCGCTGGCGGGCTATCGCACCCACGACTGGGATGTACGCGCGGCGCTGAGCAACATCACCGACAAGACCTACTACAGCTCGGCCACCAGCGCGGCGCAGATCCAGGTGGGCGATCCGCGCAGCCTGGTGGTGACCGGGACCTACAGCTTCTGAGTTGTGACAGGTGCGAGCAAGGACGGGTCGCCCAAACGAAAACGCCACCGCAATTGCGGTGGCGTTTTTTTCTGCGACGGGTTCCTTCCCGGTCAATGCCAGACAGCCAGCAGAGCTTCGAGCTCTTCCTCGCTGATCAGGCCTTGGGGGTATCGCCCATCCAGCAGGCGTCGTGGGTCGGTCGTCCTGACCCGATCGTCTCCATGACGTTTTAACCACTGAACCAGGATTCTGAGCGATTGGTGACTGGCCGCCGTCAAGGGCAAAGCCGACTCACTTGCTGCGTTCATTTCCTCACGTACTCCCTGGGCCGAGTGAGCGGCTAAGGTACTTCAGGCACGTTACAAAACGGCATAGGCCGTTTCCTCTAAAGTACGAGGAAAAATCAATACAAATGCTGTGCCATCCCCAGCGTCCGACTATCGCCAGCAAAAAAAAACCCGTCTTGCGACGGGCTTTTCTCTTCAGTGGCCGATCAACGCTTGAGCGGGGCCGGTTGCTGCTGGGTCAGGCAGTGGATGTTGCCACCACCGAGCAGCAGTTCACGCCCGGGGATCATCACCACTTCATGATCCGGGAAGACCTTGGCCAGGATCGCTCTGGCTTGCGCATCAGCCGGGTCATCGAAGCTCGGGGCAATGATGCCGCCGTTGACGATCAGGAAGTTCACGTAGGAACCGGCCAGGCGCACCGAAGGGTCACGCTCCTGGCTGCCCACCACATGATCGACGCCGTCGCATTCTGCCTGGGTGGCGTACAGCGGCCCCGGGATCGGCATCTTATGCACGACGAACTCGCGCCCCTTGGCGTCGCGCGTATTTTTCAACACCTCGTAGGCGGCGTGGCAGCGCGCGTAGTTGGGGTCATTGGAATC
This sequence is a window from Pseudomonas maumuensis. Protein-coding genes within it:
- a CDS encoding type VI secretion system Vgr family protein, yielding MLFKQFTRLAQINSPLGPDKLILAEMGGSEELGRLFDYELQLTSDDPAIDLNQLLGKPMSLSVQQNVGSSRHFHGIVARCSQSVDQGQFASYRVTLRPWLWLLTRTSDCRIFQHLSAPQIIKQVFRDLGFSDFEDLLSRSYREREYCVQYRETSFDFVSRLMEEEGIYYFFRHEQERHVLVLADAYGAHQKAPGYETVPYYPPDGQHHERDHINDWHLAQEVQPGSLELNDYDFQRPSARIDVRSAMPRPHQAGDYPLYDYPGAYEQTQDGEHYARTRLESLQSLHERVELRGNARGLGSGHLFSLSNFSRQDQNREYLIVAARYYVHQERLESGGGSGAAQFESNLSCIDAQQNYRPVGSTLRPIVKGPQTAVVVGPSGEEIWTDQYGRVKVHFHWDRHDQSNENSSCWIRVSQATAGKNWGSIQVPRIGQEVIVSFLEGDPDRPIITGRVYNAEQTVPYDLPGGATQSGMKSRSSKGGSPANFNEIRMEDKKGAEQLYMHAERNMDTVVEQNETLSVGVNRTQTVGMLETITIGQDRIRAVRRDDMLLVGASKTDSVSTSYLIEVGDNLRLVCGKSVIELNASGQINISCEQFSFHANADAEINTGGTLDLNVGSGAQTDPKNQGVKTTIDGAVKALFPGAGK
- a CDS encoding DcrB-related protein; its protein translation is MSYRLNEFRFALPDAQVRDTSINILRFEALGTSLIVSRSLLEEGETLQSNFDGQLQRLQQQVKDLQFQPARATQVGAAQPIEAIELSSQFSKGQEKVYQYQLALVLPGTRKMFALSYVKPTPLGEAEAAHWAALKQSLDFDNLG
- a CDS encoding RHS repeat-associated core domain-containing protein; this translates as MSDALWAAREGDALLHTSVMADIIGGVLEVAANVAIGALATAAVAAALGITVVTGGLGCFVLGAVVGLVVGVVMAKTGADTGLSRLCEGIGNALFPPTVQATIASGSPNTKTNGKRAARAAGVVTAPSAPASGEGGGAQAEEQEETFLDMAKGFFSQMWRPTVASPAPNTQEAPDDKVLCTKHPPMPPQYLAEGSSKVLINGHPACRSGDRSTCEAVIVDGGLVSDNVRIGGEPIVVREIRSGKTPGIGLAITALMMLRGRGGKFYSKFGCMLVGGVVSFASSQVTAALTSAIVGSPNPVHVPTGAKILSDEHDLDFTLQAMIPLDWQRYYNSRDERREGLFGASWSVPYEVSVRVEHDRLLYTDEQARVIDMGMIALGDAVFSAGEGMSVRRALDGELLIEDISSGLYRLFEPSAQDANQLRLAKLGDRNDNRIHLDYDDLGRLTWLRDTFDRVRIKLHYSAAWPGRVSHIERVFADGDTETLASYRYDTAGDLAEVYDALGQLQRRFQYDQGRRMIEHQTANGLLCHYQWQKLDDWRVIRHWTNAGDEYHFEYDIEAGITCVTDPLLRTSVRRWNPQYQVIESSNALGQTWRFHWNDERQLLAATDPEGGEWRFSYDESGNLCETIDPLGRSESTQWLEHWALPRSETNAAGATWTYRYDPHGNCIRATDPLGEVTRYRHDEQGLLLETIDATGKHQRQRWSEQGLLIEQVDCSGYATRLRYDRRGHLQSLTNALGQTSHFQHDALGRRVRQELADGRAVQYRYTASGLLECFIDPLGNTEHFRYDLNGQLIEQRDNLGRPILFSYDRCTRLVALTNSNGESYRFTWDEANRLAMHENLDGSRKAYRYDGLGQIIAMDFIPVPGAAEAPIHQRLRRDAAGRLVALHTEDDSTTYRLDPMDRLLEVICEDRLGNVQRVAFEHDACGRRTAESNSAGRLEHVYDALDNRLRTRLPDGRQLNRLVYGSGHLHQINLDGQVLCDFERDRLHREVSRTQGRLLTRSQYDLSGRPSARLRRDTEHNERLPAPWQQRFDFDDRDNLVRYLRQQADHQYQSLMHYDATDRLLANQGPLPGQNEQYRYDAAANRVPNAGQVARHDQLLHLEDRHYRYDGFGRLSEKRSTLYGEQHMSYDQHHRLVQVRSVRGGRERIVKLHYDPLGRRIGKTEHDDQGNLLGSTDFGWDGLKLLQERCNGHLTLYVHEPGYRVLARVDGQGAHQRTLHYHNALNGLPEQLTDSDGTLAWEGECSAWGMTLREWRADDFIEQQNLRFQGQYLDRETGLHYNLFRYYDPQSGRFTQPDPIGLEGGINLYRYAPNPIGGIDPHGLDWSYFLSDEKGNPYYNGRASDNDTLEGVVRRHMQTEGADGPRLKEGDRINRVTPIGTDYDTIRGIEDAGIRERDVLGRKNPNVRGNKIYGISDAKAKKELGIERISRANEFLKANGVSKVTQLPVLDSRGALPPKANKSSCGK
- a CDS encoding OprD family porin translates to MLKTRISLVALAMIAATQAQANDQADSKGFIEDSHANVLLRNAFINRDKKHGTNDQSQWGQGVIANFSSGFTQGTVGVGVDAFGLYALRLDGGKGRNQGGGVDFFKRSDPSRPDEKTNASHNLARGGAAVKFRVSNTVLKYGDQMPALPVLQYDDGRLLPESFTGTMITSKEIKGLEINAGRFTQEARKSAERRDGGGLKSINVLGGSYKFTDNFTASLYTADNEDVMKKHYLGLNYVFPIASDQSLTLDFNGYKSDIDNKYVRAAKLNGDSNTIWSLAATYAYGPHSFTLAHQRSTGSTGYNYGWYQNEGGVGDGGSTIYLANSYWSDFNAEDERSWQLGYGLDFGAFGVPGLTYKFAYVVGDNINTRTAGKPDGYGEGKEREIFNQIRYVVQEGPAKDLSVKLRSSFVRTNTATRQSEYNDDGNEVRVFVEYPISIF